Within Marinomonas mediterranea MMB-1, the genomic segment GATTGAATAAAGCGGTTACCACCCATTAGATTGTATACACCAACCAACGCGCTCGCTCCAATACCAATCCAAATGATCATGCCGCAAGTATTAAGAGTTTGCTTCAAGCTGGCCTTCATCATTGCAAAGCTCAACTCACGGCGCACAATCGTAGAAATAATGACACCAACAACCCCCATACAGGCGGCTTCAGTAACCGAAGCAATACCCGCGTAAATACTACCGAGAACCCATACAGCCACTAATACAGGCAAGATGATACTTTTTAGTTGGGCCGCTTTTTCTGCAAATGAAACGTCCAATTCTTCTTTAGGCGCTGGAGGTCCCATTTTGGGGTCCAAAAAGCAACGTATTAAAATGTAGGCAATATAAAGGGATGCTAGTAAAGAAGCGGGAATAACGGATGCAAGAAACAACTCACTGATTGAAACGTTCGCGGTTAAGCCATAAATGATGAGAACGATACTTGGAGGCACCATGGTGCCTAAAGAACCACCAGCACATACAGTACCGATTGAGAGGCGTTGGTTATAACCAAGTCGCAACATCTGCGGCAAAGCAAGCAAGCCTAAAAGAATGATTTCACCGCCGATAATGCCAGACATAGCGGCTAAGAAAATAGCAACAAACAATGTTTGAACAGCGACACCGCCTGGTAAACGTCCTGCAAACATACGCAGTGTATTGTATAAGTCTTTGGCTATGCCAGATCGATCAAGAATGGAAGCCATTAACACGAACATGGGAATGGATATGAGAACATATTCATTTACAAAACTGTATATACGTGTCGTTATCAATGGAATGGACATTGGTCCGAACCAGCCCAGAGCAAACACAAGCGCAACCAAACCAGTAACGAAGGCAAGCGGAAGCCCAGTAATGAGTAACAGCAGAATAGAACCGATCATCAAATAAGATGCCGCTTCAATGCCCATTTGCGATAATTCAAACATACTTATCTCGCTTTTTTAATGGCTTGGATTAATCGAATAATGCTTTGTAGTGTCATTAGAAGAAGAATGACAAAGAGCCCTGTTTTCACAA encodes:
- a CDS encoding TRAP transporter large permease, whose protein sequence is MGIEAASYLMIGSILLLLITGLPLAFVTGLVALVFALGWFGPMSIPLITTRIYSFVNEYVLISIPMFVLMASILDRSGIAKDLYNTLRMFAGRLPGGVAVQTLFVAIFLAAMSGIIGGEIILLGLLALPQMLRLGYNQRLSIGTVCAGGSLGTMVPPSIVLIIYGLTANVSISELFLASVIPASLLASLYIAYILIRCFLDPKMGPPAPKEELDVSFAEKAAQLKSIILPVLVAVWVLGSIYAGIASVTEAACMGVVGVIISTIVRRELSFAMMKASLKQTLNTCGMIIWIGIGASALVGVYNLMGGNRFIQSVILGLDIAPIFIVLIMMAILVVLGLFMDWIGIALLTMPIFVPIIVSLGYSPIWFGILFSMNMQISYLSPPFGPAAFYLKSVAPPHISLKEIFLSLWPFILLQISALGLVMAFPSIALWLPGLN